Proteins found in one Serinicoccus marinus DSM 15273 genomic segment:
- a CDS encoding UDP-N-acetylmuramoyl-tripeptide--D-alanyl-D-alanine ligase: protein MIPLTLGEVARVTGGQVHPGSPGTEDLRVTGPVVTDSREAGPGALYVARRGEVADGHDFVDAAARRGALAALTNRVVEGLPCVVVPEDPDRLSARPDRPPYDAVTRAFAALGREVVDRCAAAGGLRVVGITGSSGKTSTKDLLAQVLPALGPTLAPEASYNSEVGVPLTVCRLTEDTAYLVAEMGASGAGHIAHLTAIAPPQVAVVLNVGSAHLGEFGSRAAIMEAKSELVQGLVPDGLAVLNGDDEALVETMGGRARDVGARVVLVGLGERADLRATEVVTDERGRATFTLTAPGLGAPEPGLRVALQLVGVHHVGNALAVAAVAHEWGMPWEQIAASLAAATPRSRWRMEVTEREDGVTVVNDAYNANPESMRAALQSLAAMRRAEGRTLAVVGGMLELGADSDAEHAGVGALAARLGVDHLLTVGEVARPAATAYQQGGGARVSSVADRHEARALLEEELRAGDVVLLKSSRDSGLRVLGDELAGVTD from the coding sequence GTGATCCCCCTGACCCTCGGTGAGGTCGCCCGCGTGACCGGTGGTCAGGTCCACCCGGGCTCTCCCGGGACCGAGGACCTGCGCGTCACCGGACCGGTCGTCACCGACTCCCGCGAGGCTGGCCCCGGAGCCCTCTACGTCGCGCGCCGCGGCGAGGTCGCGGACGGGCACGACTTCGTCGACGCCGCCGCCCGGCGGGGCGCGCTCGCCGCCCTCACCAACCGCGTCGTCGAGGGCCTCCCCTGCGTGGTGGTGCCGGAGGATCCCGACCGGCTCTCCGCCCGCCCGGACCGGCCGCCCTACGACGCCGTCACCCGCGCCTTCGCGGCGCTGGGACGCGAGGTGGTCGACCGGTGCGCCGCCGCGGGCGGGCTGCGGGTCGTCGGCATCACCGGCTCCTCGGGCAAGACCTCGACCAAGGACCTCCTGGCGCAGGTGCTGCCGGCGCTGGGCCCCACGCTGGCCCCCGAGGCGTCCTACAACTCCGAGGTCGGCGTGCCGCTGACGGTCTGCCGGCTCACCGAGGACACGGCCTACCTCGTCGCCGAGATGGGCGCCTCCGGCGCCGGTCACATCGCCCACCTCACCGCGATCGCGCCCCCGCAGGTCGCCGTCGTGCTCAACGTGGGGTCCGCCCACCTCGGGGAGTTCGGCTCCCGGGCGGCCATCATGGAGGCCAAGTCCGAGCTGGTGCAGGGGCTGGTGCCGGACGGGCTCGCGGTCCTCAACGGCGACGACGAGGCGCTGGTCGAGACGATGGGGGGCCGGGCCCGCGACGTCGGTGCCCGGGTCGTGCTCGTCGGGCTCGGGGAGCGGGCCGACCTGCGCGCGACCGAGGTCGTCACCGACGAGCGGGGCCGGGCCACCTTCACGCTCACCGCCCCGGGGCTCGGTGCCCCCGAGCCGGGGCTCCGCGTGGCGCTGCAGCTCGTGGGGGTCCACCACGTCGGCAACGCGCTCGCCGTCGCCGCGGTCGCCCACGAGTGGGGTATGCCGTGGGAGCAGATCGCCGCCTCGCTGGCGGCCGCGACGCCCCGGTCGCGCTGGCGGATGGAGGTCACCGAGCGCGAGGACGGCGTGACCGTCGTCAACGACGCCTACAACGCCAACCCCGAGTCCATGCGTGCGGCGCTGCAGAGCCTGGCCGCGATGCGCCGGGCGGAGGGCCGGACGCTGGCCGTGGTCGGGGGGATGCTCGAGCTGGGCGCCGACAGCGACGCCGAGCACGCCGGTGTCGGCGCCCTCGCCGCCCGGCTGGGCGTCGACCACCTCCTGACGGTGGGCGAGGTGGCGCGGCCGGCCGCGACGGCATACCAGCAGGGTGGTGGTGCCCGGGTGAGCTCGGTCGCCGACCGTCACGAGGCGCGCGCCCTGCTGGAGGAGGAGCTGCGGGCCGGCGACGTCGTGCTGCTCAAGAGCAGCCGGGACTCCGGGCTGCGGGTGCTGGGGGACGAGCTGGCGGGCGTGACCGACTGA
- a CDS encoding peptidoglycan D,D-transpeptidase FtsI family protein: MAAPRNGRRRTSPRAVAAGVAHPARRARALMLGVLIVLSLFAAQLVRLQGLDAASVSAAALGERLQSRAIPAARGSITDVDGEDLAVSVERRRIVADPTLVEDYERTEKGPDGSTEVVGEGYAAAAEVVADITGADEADVLRRLTEPLGEQYAILVPDASPQQWQEINAAGIRGVSSEEFMRREYPLGESTAPLLGWVGSGDMPAGGLELVNEEALTGEPGEALYEVGRDGEMISTGVYEEDPAEPGQDLRLTLDGDLQWRAYDAVRTRVKEAGAISGYAAVMDIETGELRALTSYPSFDPSDSTQDADEMRNAAIEDVYEPGSTSKLITAAALEQGIVDVETPIEVPVTMSRAGTRFKDAEPHPVEYLTFGGVLAKSSNMGTILYGEKLSDQQLYDWMRRFGIGDPSGLGLPGESPGLVPEPSTWSATTRYTFMFGQGLSGTMLQQLGVFQAVANDGVMVPPSIVAGTVDEEGRYTEDEQQEGRRVVSAETAQTLTDIMQSVPSTEGTAPLAAVPGYHVAGKTSTASRVDPETGRYSGGVTSSFMGFAPADDPKYAVAVVIQGPTRISEFGGVIAGPVFADLMRYTLQQEGIAPATTPPTQIDIEFDPDEKVGDGSGDTLGDIAIKDERTDG; the protein is encoded by the coding sequence GTGGCAGCACCACGCAACGGTCGTCGACGGACCTCTCCCCGCGCGGTCGCGGCCGGCGTCGCCCACCCGGCCCGGCGCGCCCGCGCGCTCATGCTGGGCGTGCTCATCGTCCTCAGCCTCTTCGCCGCCCAGCTGGTGCGGCTGCAGGGTCTCGACGCCGCGAGCGTCTCCGCGGCGGCCCTGGGGGAGCGGCTGCAGAGCCGGGCCATCCCGGCGGCGCGAGGCAGCATCACCGACGTGGACGGCGAGGACCTCGCGGTCAGCGTGGAGCGGCGGCGCATCGTCGCCGACCCCACCCTGGTGGAGGACTACGAGCGCACCGAGAAAGGTCCCGACGGCAGCACCGAGGTGGTCGGCGAGGGGTATGCCGCGGCCGCCGAGGTGGTCGCCGACATCACCGGGGCCGACGAGGCCGACGTGCTGCGCCGGCTGACCGAGCCGCTGGGGGAGCAGTACGCCATCCTCGTCCCGGACGCCTCGCCCCAGCAGTGGCAGGAGATCAACGCCGCGGGGATCCGCGGGGTCTCCTCCGAGGAGTTCATGCGCCGGGAGTACCCCCTGGGGGAGTCCACCGCGCCGCTGCTCGGCTGGGTCGGGTCCGGCGACATGCCCGCCGGTGGCCTGGAGCTGGTCAACGAAGAGGCGCTGACGGGTGAGCCCGGCGAGGCCCTCTACGAGGTCGGCCGGGACGGCGAGATGATCAGCACCGGCGTCTACGAGGAGGACCCGGCCGAGCCCGGCCAGGACCTGCGGCTCACCCTCGACGGCGACCTGCAGTGGCGCGCCTACGACGCGGTGCGCACCCGGGTGAAGGAGGCCGGGGCGATCTCGGGCTACGCCGCGGTGATGGACATCGAGACCGGTGAGCTGCGCGCGCTCACCAGCTATCCCAGCTTCGACCCCTCGGACAGCACGCAGGACGCCGACGAGATGCGCAACGCGGCGATCGAGGACGTCTACGAGCCGGGGTCCACGTCCAAGCTCATCACCGCGGCGGCCCTGGAGCAGGGCATCGTCGACGTGGAGACCCCGATCGAGGTCCCGGTCACGATGAGCCGGGCCGGGACCCGCTTCAAGGACGCGGAGCCGCACCCGGTGGAGTACCTCACCTTCGGCGGCGTGCTGGCGAAGTCCTCCAACATGGGCACGATCCTCTACGGCGAGAAGCTCTCCGACCAGCAGCTCTACGACTGGATGCGCCGCTTCGGCATCGGCGACCCCAGCGGCCTGGGCCTGCCCGGGGAGTCGCCAGGGCTCGTCCCCGAGCCCTCGACCTGGAGCGCGACGACCCGCTACACCTTCATGTTCGGCCAGGGCCTGTCCGGCACCATGCTGCAGCAGCTCGGCGTCTTCCAGGCGGTCGCCAACGACGGGGTCATGGTGCCCCCGAGCATCGTGGCCGGCACGGTGGACGAGGAGGGGCGCTACACCGAGGACGAGCAGCAGGAGGGCCGCCGCGTCGTCTCCGCGGAGACCGCCCAGACCCTCACCGACATCATGCAGTCGGTGCCCTCCACCGAGGGCACCGCACCGCTCGCCGCGGTCCCCGGCTACCACGTCGCGGGCAAGACCAGCACGGCGAGCCGGGTGGACCCGGAGACCGGGCGCTACTCCGGCGGGGTGACCTCCTCCTTCATGGGCTTCGCCCCCGCCGACGACCCGAAGTACGCCGTCGCCGTGGTCATCCAGGGCCCCACCCGGATCAGCGAGTTCGGCGGCGTCATCGCCGGGCCGGTCTTCGCCGACCTCATGCGCTACACGCTGCAGCAGGAGGGCATCGCGCCCGCCACCACACCACCGACGCAGATCGACATCGAGTTCGACCCCGACGAGAAGGTGGGAGACGGCTCGGGTGACACACTGGGGGACATCGCCATCAAGGACGAAAGGACCGATGGGTGA
- the murG gene encoding undecaprenyldiphospho-muramoylpentapeptide beta-N-acetylglucosaminyltransferase: MLAGGGSAGHVNPLLATADALRRRVPDSELLVLGTAEGLEARLVPERGYPLTVVPKVPFPRRPDATVARFPGALRRAVAAARDAMRSVKAQVVVGFGGYVATPAYLAARRAGIPIVIHEQNARPGLANRLGARFTPHVATTFDLTRLPHATPVGLPLREEIRTLDRAASRAEGLAEFGLEDRRPTLLVFGGSLGAQRLNGAFATAGADLLAAGVQVLHLTGAGKDVDVPAPDDRTGARYVARPYTDRMDLAYAVADLAVGRSGAGTVCELAAVGLPAVYVPLPIGNGEQRLNARGVVEAGGGLLTEDAAVTPTWVRDVVLPLVQDGERVARMAAAAAEHGDRDAADRLVDMVLRAAGHPA, encoded by the coding sequence GTGCTCGCCGGGGGTGGGTCGGCAGGCCACGTCAACCCGCTGCTCGCCACCGCTGACGCGCTGCGGCGCCGGGTCCCGGACAGCGAGCTGCTCGTGCTGGGCACCGCCGAGGGGCTGGAGGCCCGGCTCGTCCCCGAGCGCGGCTACCCGCTCACCGTCGTGCCCAAGGTGCCCTTCCCCCGTCGCCCCGACGCGACGGTCGCGCGCTTCCCGGGCGCTCTGCGCCGGGCGGTCGCCGCCGCTCGGGACGCCATGCGATCGGTGAAGGCGCAGGTCGTCGTCGGCTTCGGCGGCTACGTCGCCACCCCGGCCTACCTCGCCGCACGGCGCGCCGGCATACCCATCGTCATCCACGAGCAGAACGCCCGCCCCGGGTTGGCCAACCGCCTGGGCGCGCGCTTCACCCCGCACGTCGCCACGACCTTCGACCTGACCCGGCTCCCGCACGCCACACCGGTGGGCCTGCCGCTGCGCGAGGAGATCCGCACGCTGGACCGCGCCGCCTCCCGGGCCGAGGGGCTCGCCGAGTTCGGGCTCGAGGACCGGCGTCCCACCCTGCTCGTCTTCGGCGGGTCGCTCGGGGCGCAGCGCCTCAACGGTGCCTTCGCGACCGCCGGTGCCGACCTGCTCGCCGCGGGCGTCCAGGTGCTTCACCTCACCGGGGCGGGCAAGGACGTCGACGTGCCCGCCCCCGACGACCGCACGGGTGCCCGCTACGTCGCCCGGCCCTACACCGACCGGATGGACCTCGCGTATGCCGTCGCCGACCTCGCGGTCGGACGCTCCGGCGCCGGGACGGTCTGCGAGCTGGCCGCGGTCGGTCTGCCCGCGGTCTACGTGCCGCTGCCCATCGGCAACGGGGAGCAGCGGCTCAACGCCCGCGGCGTCGTCGAGGCCGGCGGCGGTCTGCTGACCGAGGACGCCGCCGTCACCCCGACATGGGTGCGCGACGTCGTGCTGCCGCTCGTCCAGGACGGGGAGCGGGTGGCGCGGATGGCGGCCGCCGCGGCCGAGCACGGCGACCGTGACGCGGCCGACCGGCTGGTCGACATGGTCTTGCGCGCGGCGGGACACCCGGCATGA
- the murC gene encoding UDP-N-acetylmuramate--L-alanine ligase has product MSAPRFDFTVPVPPVDELGPVHFVAAGGSGVSGVARMFLDHGVPVSGSDQQDSATLRALEQAGARVHVGHDAAHLGGASTVVVSGAVREDNPELAAARAAGLRVLHRSQGIAALLHGRPAVAVAGANGKTTTSAMTVAALQAAGAEPGYVIGAPLASSGVSAALGGPRAPLVVEADESDGSFLTYRPQVAVVTNVQPDHLDFYGDAAAVEAAYRDFVATLPDDGLLITSLDDPGAARLARDARDAGTRVLTWGAGGADVQVDEVSTHGTTSTGRLTFRSGVGAVEPGATVRLRLPVPGEHSVHNATAALLVAIAGFGLALEPAVAGLESFAGAHRRFERLGAHGDVEVVDDYAHNAPKVGAVVRAGRSAAGERRLVVAFQPHLFSRTRDFVDGFVAGLAGADVVLLLPVYPARERQEDFPGVGSELLRQGLLALGPGAPRVETVGSVDTAAAALAALLADGRETLVVTVGAGDVTRVGRQLLDLLGDGSGQEART; this is encoded by the coding sequence ATGAGCGCCCCCCGGTTCGACTTCACCGTCCCGGTGCCGCCGGTGGACGAGCTCGGCCCCGTGCACTTCGTCGCGGCGGGCGGGTCCGGGGTGTCCGGGGTGGCCCGGATGTTCCTCGACCACGGGGTCCCGGTGTCCGGGTCGGACCAGCAGGACAGCGCCACGCTGCGCGCCCTGGAGCAGGCCGGTGCCCGGGTCCACGTCGGGCACGACGCCGCCCACCTCGGCGGCGCCAGCACCGTCGTGGTCTCCGGCGCGGTCCGGGAGGACAACCCCGAGCTGGCAGCCGCCCGCGCGGCCGGTCTGCGGGTGCTGCACCGGTCCCAGGGCATCGCCGCGCTGCTGCACGGGCGTCCGGCGGTCGCGGTCGCGGGGGCCAACGGCAAGACCACGACGAGCGCCATGACGGTGGCAGCGCTGCAGGCCGCCGGGGCGGAGCCCGGGTATGTCATCGGCGCGCCGCTGGCCAGCAGCGGCGTCAGCGCAGCGCTCGGTGGCCCCCGGGCCCCGCTCGTCGTGGAGGCGGACGAGAGCGACGGCAGCTTCCTCACCTACCGGCCTCAGGTCGCGGTGGTCACCAACGTCCAGCCCGACCACCTCGACTTCTACGGCGACGCCGCCGCGGTGGAGGCGGCCTACCGCGACTTCGTGGCGACCCTCCCCGACGACGGGCTGCTCATCACCTCCCTCGACGACCCCGGCGCCGCCCGGCTGGCGCGCGACGCGCGCGACGCAGGCACCCGCGTCCTCACCTGGGGGGCGGGTGGCGCGGACGTGCAGGTGGACGAGGTGAGCACCCACGGGACGACCTCGACCGGTCGCCTCACCTTCCGCTCCGGTGTCGGCGCGGTCGAGCCGGGGGCCACCGTGCGGCTGCGGCTGCCGGTGCCCGGTGAGCACAGCGTGCACAACGCCACCGCGGCGCTGCTCGTCGCGATCGCCGGCTTCGGCCTTGCGCTCGAGCCCGCGGTCGCCGGGCTGGAGAGCTTCGCCGGGGCGCACCGTCGCTTCGAGCGGCTGGGCGCCCACGGCGACGTCGAGGTCGTCGACGACTACGCACACAACGCGCCCAAGGTCGGCGCCGTGGTGCGCGCCGGTCGCAGCGCGGCGGGGGAGCGTCGCCTCGTCGTGGCCTTCCAGCCGCACCTGTTCTCCCGCACCCGCGACTTCGTCGACGGCTTCGTGGCGGGCCTCGCCGGCGCCGACGTCGTGCTGCTGCTCCCGGTCTACCCCGCCCGGGAGCGCCAGGAGGACTTCCCCGGTGTCGGCTCCGAGCTGCTGCGGCAGGGACTGCTCGCGCTCGGCCCCGGCGCCCCGCGGGTGGAGACCGTCGGTTCTGTCGACACCGCGGCGGCCGCGCTCGCCGCGTTGCTCGCCGACGGGCGGGAGACGCTCGTCGTCACGGTGGGGGCGGGTGACGTGACTCGGGTGGGACGTCAGCTGCTGGACCTGCTGGGCGACGGCTCGGGACAGGAGGCCCGGACGTGA
- a CDS encoding cell division protein FtsQ/DivIB: MRAGLPWRGRRGRGSAGGRRPARPPRIGRRALLVWSAVVFAAAAAMVFLFYFSAAFVVKDLQATGAREEVAASALEHAQIPQGRPLARVSEGRVSDRVLEDPRVESVEVERDWPSSVTLVVTERDPAVALRGGGSTWLADDTGVVYEQVDDPSNKLPLIRLRSDPTELDAATVTGLAELWRLRPDPDTLKGDLGAPAVGRDGSVEMDLGQVTLLWGEPTDNETKWSVVTALLRQETIDPQGALAMTIDVRIPGTPVVSGLPEATS, from the coding sequence GTGAGGGCGGGACTGCCGTGGCGCGGGCGTCGGGGGCGGGGCTCGGCGGGCGGTCGTCGCCCCGCCCGTCCGCCGCGGATCGGGAGGCGGGCCCTGCTCGTCTGGAGCGCCGTCGTGTTCGCCGCGGCCGCCGCCATGGTCTTCCTCTTCTATTTCTCCGCCGCCTTCGTCGTCAAGGACCTGCAGGCCACAGGTGCCCGTGAGGAGGTGGCGGCGAGCGCACTCGAGCATGCCCAGATCCCGCAAGGTCGCCCCCTGGCGCGGGTGTCGGAGGGCCGGGTGAGCGATCGGGTGCTGGAGGACCCGCGGGTCGAGTCGGTCGAGGTGGAGCGTGACTGGCCGTCCTCGGTGACGCTGGTGGTCACCGAGCGGGACCCGGCGGTCGCGCTCCGCGGAGGCGGGTCGACGTGGCTCGCCGACGACACCGGGGTGGTCTACGAGCAGGTGGACGACCCCAGCAACAAGCTGCCGCTGATCAGGCTGCGCTCGGACCCCACCGAGCTGGACGCCGCGACGGTGACCGGTCTGGCCGAGCTGTGGCGGCTGCGGCCGGACCCCGACACGCTAAAGGGTGATCTCGGTGCCCCCGCGGTGGGGCGGGACGGCTCGGTCGAGATGGACCTGGGGCAGGTCACCCTGCTGTGGGGGGAGCCGACCGACAACGAGACGAAGTGGAGCGTCGTCACCGCGCTGCTGCGGCAGGAGACCATCGATCCGCAAGGGGCGCTGGCGATGACGATCGACGTGCGGATCCCCGGCACGCCGGTGGTGTCCGGATTGCCCGAGGCCACGAGCTGA